A genomic segment from Halomonas sp. TA22 encodes:
- a CDS encoding L-serine ammonia-lyase — translation MAISVFDLFRIGIGPSSSHTVGPMRAAHDFVAALDEKGELAQVSRVEVHLYGSLSATGKGHSTDRAILMGLMGELPERIDPANIDPAIEALHSSATLCLGGTQTVEFRWERDLQWHEECLPHHPNAMRLIAHGQEGEFYRNTYYSVGGGFVIDEQQVQSGKLDSDTTQLPYDFNSAAELMTLCREHDMRISELMLANEKAWRSEQQIRDGLAEIWQAMQACVEVGLAGEGVLPGGLNVKRRAAALYRRLQAMEGDRGLIATTFSAMDWVNLFALAVNEENAAGGRMVTAPTNGAAGIIPAVLHYYMKFQPGACARDVVDFLLAAGAVGILCKKNASISGAEVGCQGEVGSACAMAAAGLAELMGGSVEQVENAAEIGLEHNLGLTCDPVGGLVQVPCIERNAIASVKAINAAQMALRGDGEHFISLDKAIRTMRDTGRDMQDKYKETSRGGLAVNAIEC, via the coding sequence ATGGCGATCAGCGTCTTCGATCTGTTCAGAATCGGCATCGGGCCCTCGAGCTCGCATACCGTTGGCCCGATGCGGGCGGCGCACGATTTCGTCGCCGCGCTCGATGAAAAAGGTGAGCTTGCACAGGTGAGTCGAGTCGAAGTGCATCTGTATGGCTCGCTTTCGGCGACCGGCAAGGGGCACAGCACCGATCGTGCGATTCTCATGGGGCTGATGGGAGAGCTTCCCGAGCGTATCGATCCGGCGAACATCGATCCGGCGATCGAGGCGCTTCACTCCTCCGCCACGCTGTGCCTGGGCGGCACCCAGACGGTCGAGTTTCGCTGGGAACGCGATCTGCAGTGGCATGAGGAGTGCCTGCCGCACCACCCCAACGCCATGCGCTTGATCGCCCACGGCCAGGAGGGGGAGTTCTACCGCAATACCTACTACTCGGTGGGGGGCGGCTTTGTCATCGACGAGCAGCAAGTGCAGTCGGGAAAGCTCGATAGCGACACCACGCAACTGCCCTACGACTTCAACAGTGCGGCCGAATTGATGACGCTGTGCCGAGAGCACGACATGCGCATCAGCGAGCTGATGCTGGCCAACGAGAAGGCCTGGCGTAGCGAGCAGCAGATTCGCGATGGCCTGGCCGAAATCTGGCAGGCGATGCAGGCGTGTGTCGAGGTTGGTCTTGCCGGAGAGGGGGTGCTGCCGGGCGGGCTTAATGTGAAACGGCGCGCCGCGGCGCTCTACCGACGCCTGCAGGCGATGGAGGGGGATCGTGGGTTGATCGCCACCACCTTCTCGGCAATGGATTGGGTCAATCTCTTCGCGCTGGCGGTCAACGAGGAGAATGCCGCCGGAGGACGGATGGTGACGGCGCCGACCAACGGCGCGGCGGGCATCATCCCGGCGGTGCTGCACTACTACATGAAGTTCCAGCCCGGCGCCTGTGCTCGCGATGTCGTCGATTTCCTGCTGGCTGCCGGTGCAGTGGGCATCCTGTGCAAGAAGAACGCCTCGATCTCCGGCGCCGAGGTGGGCTGCCAGGGCGAGGTGGGCTCGGCCTGTGCCATGGCCGCGGCGGGGCTCGCCGAGTTGATGGGTGGCAGTGTCGAACAGGTGGAAAACGCCGCCGAAATCGGCCTCGAGCATAATCTGGGGCTGACCTGCGACCCGGTCGGCGGACTGGTGCAGGTGCCCTGCATCGAGCGCAACGCCATCGCCTCGGTGAAGGCGATCAATGCCGCCCAGATGGCGCTGCGTGGCGATGGCGAGCATTTCATCTCGCTGGACAAGGCGATACGCACCATGCGCGATACCGGACGTGACATGCAGGATAAGTACAAGGAGACCTCGCGCGGCGGTCTGGCGGTGAATGCCATCGAGTGCTGA
- the dnaG gene encoding DNA primase: MAGQIPQRFIDDLLARVDVVEVVGERVQLKKSGRNFSGLCPFHQEKSPSFTVSQDKQFYHCFGCGAHGNALRFLMEYDNLRFPEAVEQLASRQGIEVPREGADDPRAQAREKKRKEGVNLLEVAASFFRTRLKMAEGQAARAYLERRGLSGDIQADFAIGYAPDVWDALKRHLVEQGIGEAVQVEYGLLVHREESGRTYDRFRDRVMFPIRDIKGRTIAFGGRVLGDAKPKYLNSPETPVFHKGRELYGLYEARQANRQLERMLIVEGYMDVVALAQFGIRNACATLGTSTSEEHLQRLFRVVSEVVFCFDGDRAGRQAASRALETVLPLMIDGRQARFLFLPEGEDPDTLVRDEGAEAFQKRVTCATPLSEFLFDQAATGRDLARIEDRERFASSVLKALGKLPEGVLKSLMLSELASRTGVDQSRFEALMVPPSEPEPPPSPPDETPWSSADSEMIAADARESRGKGGALSLAARALQLLVHEPALAGRLPESDDWCPEDADGTLCREVIKLLKAGRYRSGQVLLAHFHGSREGERLAQLARRELLIPRADRGTELDGLVEYFVQRRSRMTPRHEYDALLAKERQGERLSREEKQRLLELLPLLGR; the protein is encoded by the coding sequence ATGGCTGGCCAGATTCCGCAACGTTTCATCGATGACCTGCTGGCGCGGGTCGATGTGGTCGAGGTGGTCGGCGAGCGGGTGCAGCTCAAGAAGAGCGGACGCAACTTCTCGGGACTGTGTCCTTTTCATCAGGAGAAGTCGCCCTCGTTCACCGTGAGCCAGGACAAGCAGTTCTATCACTGCTTCGGCTGTGGCGCCCACGGCAATGCCCTGCGGTTCCTGATGGAGTACGACAACCTGCGCTTTCCCGAGGCGGTCGAGCAGCTGGCCTCCCGTCAGGGTATCGAGGTGCCGCGTGAGGGGGCCGACGACCCCCGGGCCCAGGCCCGCGAGAAGAAGCGCAAGGAGGGCGTGAACCTGCTTGAGGTGGCAGCGAGCTTCTTTCGTACTAGGCTGAAGATGGCCGAGGGGCAGGCGGCTCGCGCCTACCTCGAACGGCGCGGGCTCTCCGGCGATATCCAGGCCGACTTCGCCATCGGCTATGCGCCGGATGTGTGGGATGCCCTCAAGCGTCATCTCGTCGAACAGGGGATCGGCGAGGCGGTGCAGGTCGAATATGGCTTACTGGTGCATCGCGAGGAGAGCGGGCGCACCTATGACCGCTTCCGCGATCGGGTGATGTTCCCGATCCGTGATATCAAGGGGCGTACCATCGCCTTCGGCGGGCGGGTACTTGGGGATGCCAAGCCCAAGTACCTCAACTCCCCCGAGACCCCGGTGTTTCACAAGGGGCGGGAGCTGTACGGCCTCTACGAGGCGCGCCAGGCCAATCGTCAGCTCGAGAGGATGCTGATCGTCGAGGGCTACATGGACGTGGTGGCGCTTGCCCAGTTCGGCATTCGCAACGCCTGCGCCACGCTTGGTACCTCCACCAGCGAGGAGCATCTGCAGCGGTTGTTTCGTGTGGTCAGCGAGGTGGTGTTCTGCTTCGATGGCGACCGCGCCGGACGCCAGGCAGCCAGCCGAGCGCTGGAGACCGTGCTGCCGCTGATGATCGATGGACGCCAGGCGCGGTTCCTGTTTCTGCCCGAGGGCGAGGATCCCGATACCTTGGTCCGCGATGAGGGGGCCGAGGCGTTCCAGAAGCGGGTGACCTGCGCCACGCCGTTATCGGAATTTCTGTTCGACCAGGCGGCGACGGGGCGTGACCTGGCGCGCATCGAGGATCGCGAGCGCTTCGCCAGCAGCGTGCTCAAGGCGCTCGGCAAGCTTCCCGAAGGCGTGCTCAAGTCGCTGATGCTCAGCGAACTTGCGTCGCGTACCGGTGTCGATCAGTCGCGCTTCGAGGCGCTGATGGTGCCGCCATCCGAGCCGGAACCGCCGCCTTCGCCGCCCGATGAGACGCCATGGTCCTCCGCCGATTCGGAGATGATAGCAGCCGATGCCAGGGAGAGCCGGGGCAAGGGTGGCGCGTTGAGCCTGGCCGCCAGAGCGCTGCAGTTGCTGGTGCATGAGCCGGCACTGGCCGGGCGCTTGCCGGAAAGCGACGACTGGTGTCCGGAGGATGCGGATGGGACCCTGTGCCGCGAGGTGATCAAGCTGCTGAAGGCCGGCCGTTATCGCAGTGGCCAGGTACTGCTGGCGCACTTTCACGGCAGCCGTGAGGGGGAGCGTCTGGCGCAGCTGGCCAGGCGCGAACTGTTGATTCCTAGGGCGGATCGCGGCACCGAGCTCGATGGTCTGGTGGAGTATTTCGTGCAACGCCGCTCGCGGATGACGCCGCGGCATGAGTATGACGCACTGCTGGCGAAGGAGCGTCAGGGTGAGCGATTGAGTCGGGAAGAGAAGCAGCGTTTGCTTGAATTGCTGCCCCTGCTGGGTCGCTGA
- the rpsU gene encoding 30S ribosomal protein S21 codes for MPSVKVRDNEPFDVALRRFKRSCEKAGVLSEVRRREHYEKPTAERKRKAAAAVKRHAKKLQRERKRFERLY; via the coding sequence ATGCCTTCTGTCAAAGTACGTGATAACGAGCCGTTCGACGTCGCCCTGCGGCGCTTCAAGCGTTCCTGTGAAAAAGCCGGTGTTCTCTCCGAAGTGCGTCGTCGCGAGCACTATGAGAAGCCGACGGCTGAACGCAAGCGCAAGGCTGCCGCGGCAGTGAAGCGTCACGCCAAGAAGCTGCAGCGTGAGCGCAAGCGTTTCGAACGGTTGTATTGA
- the folB gene encoding dihydroneopterin aldolase: MDRVIIEALEVDTVIGVYDWERKIHQRLSLDLELATDIRPAAACDDLTLTLDYAAICERIARFADENAFALVETFAERLARLLQEEFSIAWLRLCVRKPGAVRAAAAVGVIIERGENS; this comes from the coding sequence ATGGATCGCGTCATCATCGAAGCATTGGAAGTGGATACCGTGATCGGGGTCTACGACTGGGAGCGCAAGATACATCAACGTTTGTCACTCGACCTCGAACTGGCGACCGACATCCGCCCTGCCGCCGCTTGTGATGACCTCACTCTCACGCTCGACTATGCCGCGATCTGCGAACGCATCGCACGCTTCGCCGACGAGAATGCCTTCGCGCTGGTGGAGACCTTCGCCGAGCGCCTGGCCAGGCTGCTGCAGGAGGAGTTCTCCATTGCCTGGCTGCGTCTGTGCGTACGCAAGCCCGGTGCGGTACGCGCCGCCGCCGCAGTCGGCGTGATCATCGAACGGGGCGAGAACTCATGA
- the rpoD gene encoding RNA polymerase sigma factor RpoD, producing MAGNAQQQSRLKELIARGKEQGYLTYAEVNDHLPEDIADPDQVEDIIGMINDMGISVVEEAPDEDTLMMADHSTDEHAAEEAVAALAAVESDVGRTTDPVRMYMREMGTVELLTREGEIEIAKRIEEGTREVMSSLAFLPGAVDSILEAYDATQDEEAPGRLSDLFSGFIDPDEGIPGVAEAEVPEPEISDELDTDDEGDGDDDDGDEEETNTNEGGPDPEEAKARFEQIREQNEVVKAILAKHGRGSKEVFEEQARLAELFSPIKLVPKHFERLVSQVRISVEQVREQEKMIMQVFVKKGKVPRKTFIKSFPGNESRADWMDDFLAAHAKYSERLGPFRSDIARAQRKIAFEEQMVQLPVTELKEINRRLSIGEAKARRAKKEMVEANLRLVISIAKKYTNRGLQFLDLIQEGNIGLMKAVDKFEYRRGYKFSTYATWWIRQAITRSIADQARTIRIPVHMIETINKLNRVSRQMLQEMGREPTPEELGERLEMPEDKVRKVLKIAKEPISMETPIGDDDDSHLGDFIEDGTMLLPIDMATGEGLIEATRNVLGGLTAREAKVLRMRFGIDMNTDHTLEEVGKQFDVTRERIRQIEAKALRKLRHPSRSEPLRSFLDD from the coding sequence ATGGCTGGAAATGCGCAGCAGCAGTCACGTCTGAAGGAGTTGATCGCGCGCGGCAAGGAGCAGGGTTACCTGACCTATGCCGAGGTCAACGACCACCTTCCCGAGGATATCGCCGACCCGGATCAAGTGGAAGACATCATCGGCATGATCAACGACATGGGGATCAGTGTCGTTGAGGAAGCGCCCGATGAAGACACCTTGATGATGGCCGATCACTCCACCGATGAGCACGCCGCTGAAGAAGCGGTTGCCGCGCTCGCCGCCGTGGAGAGCGACGTGGGCCGCACCACGGACCCCGTACGCATGTACATGCGTGAGATGGGCACCGTCGAGCTGCTGACCCGCGAGGGCGAGATCGAAATCGCCAAGCGCATCGAGGAAGGGACCCGAGAGGTGATGTCCTCCCTGGCGTTCCTGCCCGGTGCGGTCGATTCGATCCTTGAGGCCTACGATGCTACCCAGGATGAGGAGGCGCCGGGGCGTCTTTCCGATCTGTTCTCGGGGTTCATCGATCCCGACGAGGGGATTCCTGGCGTTGCCGAGGCCGAGGTGCCCGAACCCGAAATCAGTGACGAGCTCGACACTGACGACGAGGGCGATGGCGACGACGATGACGGGGACGAGGAGGAGACCAACACCAACGAGGGTGGTCCCGACCCCGAAGAGGCCAAGGCGCGCTTCGAGCAGATTCGCGAGCAGAACGAGGTAGTCAAGGCGATTCTCGCCAAGCACGGTCGCGGCTCCAAGGAGGTCTTCGAGGAGCAGGCGCGCCTGGCGGAGCTGTTCTCGCCGATCAAGCTGGTGCCCAAGCATTTCGAGCGCTTGGTCAGCCAGGTGCGGATCAGCGTCGAGCAGGTTCGTGAGCAGGAGAAGATGATCATGCAGGTCTTTGTCAAGAAAGGCAAAGTCCCGCGCAAGACATTCATCAAGTCGTTCCCGGGCAATGAGTCGCGTGCCGACTGGATGGATGACTTCCTGGCGGCCCACGCCAAGTATAGCGAACGCCTCGGACCGTTCCGTAGCGATATCGCCCGTGCCCAGCGCAAGATTGCCTTCGAAGAGCAGATGGTCCAGCTGCCGGTCACCGAATTGAAGGAGATCAATCGTCGCCTGTCGATCGGTGAAGCCAAGGCGCGCCGGGCCAAGAAGGAGATGGTCGAGGCCAACCTGCGACTGGTGATCTCGATCGCCAAGAAGTACACCAACCGGGGGCTGCAGTTCCTCGACCTGATTCAGGAGGGCAATATCGGCCTGATGAAGGCGGTGGACAAGTTCGAATACCGTCGCGGTTACAAGTTCTCGACGTATGCCACTTGGTGGATTCGTCAGGCGATCACGCGCTCGATCGCCGACCAGGCACGCACCATCCGCATTCCGGTACATATGATCGAGACCATCAACAAGCTCAACCGCGTTTCTCGGCAGATGCTGCAGGAGATGGGCCGCGAGCCGACGCCTGAGGAGCTCGGCGAGCGCCTCGAGATGCCGGAAGACAAGGTTCGCAAGGTGCTCAAGATTGCCAAGGAGCCGATCTCCATGGAGACGCCGATCGGTGATGATGACGACTCCCACTTGGGTGACTTCATCGAGGACGGTACCATGCTGTTGCCGATCGACATGGCCACCGGCGAGGGCCTGATCGAGGCCACGCGCAATGTGCTGGGCGGCCTTACGGCTCGTGAAGCCAAGGTGCTGCGCATGCGCTTTGGCATCGACATGAATACCGATCACACGCTGGAGGAAGTCGGCAAGCAGTTCGACGTCACCCGCGAGCGCATTCGGCAGATAGAAGCCAAGGCGCTGCGCAAGCTACGCCACCCCAGCCGCTCCGAACCGCTGCGCTCGTTCCTAGACGATTAA
- the plsY gene encoding glycerol-3-phosphate 1-O-acyltransferase PlsY: MTHSALLATTMLMLLGYLSGSWLSALTVCRLAGVRDPRFAGSRNPGFSNVLRLYGSHLALVTLMLDAAKGMPVLWLAKWQELPPWAQGVVGFCVLLGHSYPVWHRWRGGKAVASAFGVLLVLTPLVALCCAALWSLLAWRVRTAAVASLAVATLAPLMSLWLAPEYVWVVTGFALLVLVRHVLNIRRLTHGREPQLSTRSRRITPPEE; encoded by the coding sequence ATGACCCACTCCGCTCTATTGGCCACGACGATGCTGATGCTGCTGGGCTATCTCAGCGGTAGCTGGCTGAGCGCACTGACGGTCTGCCGGCTGGCCGGGGTGCGCGACCCGCGCTTTGCCGGCTCGCGCAATCCTGGCTTTTCCAATGTGCTGCGCCTGTATGGCAGCCACCTGGCGCTGGTCACGCTGATGCTCGACGCTGCCAAGGGCATGCCGGTGCTGTGGCTGGCCAAGTGGCAGGAATTGCCTCCCTGGGCGCAGGGAGTGGTGGGATTTTGCGTACTGCTGGGGCATAGCTACCCCGTGTGGCATCGCTGGCGCGGGGGCAAGGCGGTCGCCAGCGCCTTCGGCGTGCTGCTGGTGCTGACACCCCTGGTGGCGCTGTGCTGTGCGGCGCTATGGTCACTGCTGGCCTGGCGGGTGCGCACCGCTGCGGTTGCCTCGCTTGCGGTAGCAACGCTGGCACCGCTGATGAGTTTGTGGCTTGCGCCCGAGTATGTCTGGGTCGTGACGGGGTTCGCGCTATTGGTGCTGGTTCGCCACGTGCTCAACATCCGCCGCCTGACACATGGGCGCGAGCCGCAGCTGTCGACGCGAAGCAGGCGCATCACGCCCCCGGAGGAGTGA
- a CDS encoding polynucleotide adenylyltransferase → MAAPADRHIEGLEVYRVGGAVRDARLGWPVKDNDWVVVGASVEEMLARGFKPVGRDFPVFLHPVTHEEYGLARTERKAGHGYAGFEVHASPEVTLEEDLERRDLTLNAMAETADGQLVDPYGGHRDLEARRLRHVSPAFSEDPLRVLRTARFLARYRGLEFTIAEETWALMRKLAASGEIAHLVAERVWVETEKALGEPHPEAYFQVLDECGALAVLMPELMEAPEAFEVALARLHQVPEESLESDVSTTLPRWRWARLVEHLDEARRNSLAQRLRLPNAYVDLARQVALTRLLWQEPAPGAERIVTWLDGIDAWRRSERVVPLISLVSLAHPLLARDLAQAWRMAQQIVPRQLLNEGFSGKALGEEVRRRRCAVIAAALIEARVPEETPKR, encoded by the coding sequence ATGGCCGCACCAGCGGATCGCCATATCGAGGGGCTCGAGGTCTATCGGGTCGGTGGCGCAGTGCGCGATGCTCGCCTTGGCTGGCCGGTGAAGGACAACGACTGGGTCGTGGTCGGCGCAAGCGTCGAGGAGATGCTTGCGCGTGGCTTCAAGCCGGTCGGACGCGATTTCCCGGTCTTCCTGCACCCCGTGACGCACGAGGAGTACGGCCTGGCGCGCACCGAGCGCAAGGCCGGACATGGCTATGCCGGCTTCGAGGTGCACGCAAGCCCGGAGGTTACGCTTGAGGAGGATCTCGAGCGACGCGACCTGACACTCAATGCCATGGCCGAGACCGCAGATGGCCAACTGGTCGACCCCTATGGCGGCCATCGTGATCTCGAGGCGCGGCGGCTGCGCCATGTGTCGCCCGCCTTCAGCGAGGATCCGCTGCGCGTGCTGCGTACGGCGCGCTTCCTGGCGCGCTATCGAGGGCTTGAGTTTACCATCGCCGAGGAGACCTGGGCGCTGATGCGAAAGCTCGCCGCGAGTGGCGAGATCGCGCATCTGGTTGCAGAGCGGGTCTGGGTCGAAACGGAAAAAGCGTTGGGTGAGCCGCACCCGGAGGCCTATTTCCAAGTGCTGGATGAGTGCGGTGCACTGGCTGTCTTGATGCCCGAGCTGATGGAAGCCCCCGAGGCGTTCGAGGTGGCACTGGCACGTTTGCATCAGGTGCCGGAGGAGTCGCTCGAGAGTGATGTCTCGACTACCTTGCCGCGCTGGCGCTGGGCACGCCTTGTCGAACATCTTGATGAGGCGCGGCGCAACTCGCTGGCCCAGCGTCTACGGCTGCCCAATGCCTATGTCGACCTGGCGCGTCAGGTAGCGCTGACGCGTCTGCTCTGGCAGGAGCCGGCCCCCGGAGCCGAGCGCATCGTGACCTGGCTTGATGGCATCGACGCCTGGCGTCGCAGCGAGCGGGTGGTGCCGCTGATCTCGCTGGTGAGCCTCGCGCATCCGCTACTGGCGCGAGACCTGGCGCAGGCCTGGCGAATGGCCCAGCAGATCGTGCCGCGTCAATTGCTCAACGAGGGGTTCAGCGGCAAGGCATTGGGCGAGGAGGTACGCCGCAGGCGCTGCGCAGTAATCGCTGCTGCATTAATCGAGGCTCGGGTGCCGGAGGAGACGCCGAAGCGCTGA
- the tsaD gene encoding tRNA (adenosine(37)-N6)-threonylcarbamoyltransferase complex transferase subunit TsaD, translating into MRVLGIETSCDETGVALFDTERGLLADRLYSQIAMHADYGGVVPELASRDHTRKLLPLIGEVLAEAGMTRHDIDGIAYTAGPGLVGALMVGAATAHGMARALNIPVLGVHHMEGHLLAPMLEDQAPEFPFVALLVSGGHTQLIEVLGLGDYRLLGESVDDAAGEAFDKAAKMLGLAYPGGPNVAKLAEQGDPSRFRFPRPMTDRPGLDFSFSGLKTHTLTAANALRDDKGALLEQDRADIARAFEEAVVDTLVIKCRRALDATGHKRLVVAGGVSANVRLRERLDAETAKRDARAYYPRGRFCTDNGAMIAYAGAQRLAAGERDDSAMLAVPRWPLAELTPPGA; encoded by the coding sequence ATGCGCGTATTGGGCATCGAAACCTCCTGCGACGAAACCGGCGTCGCCCTGTTCGACACCGAACGCGGCCTGCTGGCCGATCGGCTCTATAGCCAGATCGCCATGCATGCCGACTACGGCGGCGTGGTGCCGGAACTCGCCTCGCGGGACCATACCCGCAAACTGCTTCCACTGATCGGCGAGGTACTGGCCGAGGCCGGCATGACCCGCCATGATATCGACGGCATCGCCTATACCGCCGGCCCCGGCCTGGTCGGGGCGCTGATGGTCGGTGCCGCCACCGCTCACGGCATGGCGCGTGCCCTCAATATCCCGGTACTTGGCGTGCACCATATGGAGGGGCACCTGCTGGCCCCCATGCTCGAGGATCAGGCACCCGAGTTTCCATTCGTGGCGCTGCTGGTCTCGGGGGGCCACACCCAACTGATCGAGGTGCTCGGGTTAGGCGACTATCGACTGCTCGGCGAGTCGGTGGACGATGCCGCCGGCGAAGCCTTCGACAAGGCCGCCAAGATGCTCGGCCTCGCTTACCCCGGCGGCCCCAACGTGGCCAAGCTCGCCGAACAGGGCGACCCCTCGCGCTTCCGCTTTCCACGCCCCATGACCGACCGACCGGGGCTGGACTTCAGCTTCTCGGGCCTAAAGACCCACACCTTGACCGCTGCCAATGCCCTGCGCGATGACAAGGGCGCCCTGCTCGAGCAGGATCGCGCCGATATCGCGCGAGCCTTCGAGGAGGCGGTGGTCGATACGCTGGTCATCAAGTGTCGTCGTGCCTTGGATGCTACCGGTCACAAGCGTCTCGTGGTGGCCGGCGGGGTCAGCGCCAATGTGCGTTTGCGCGAACGCCTCGATGCCGAGACCGCCAAGCGCGACGCTCGTGCCTACTACCCACGCGGGCGCTTCTGCACCGATAATGGCGCGATGATCGCCTATGCCGGTGCCCAGCGCCTAGCCGCCGGAGAGCGCGACGACAGCGCCATGTTGGCAGTACCGCGCTGGCCGCTGGCCGAGCTCACTCCTCCGGGGGCGTGA
- a CDS encoding AbgT family transporter — MAVAARYRKDLGIGTLVALILPYTLFMLIGWSLLFFIWVFVLGLPVGPGSATHYTL, encoded by the coding sequence ATGGCGGTGGCCGCACGCTATCGAAAGGATCTCGGCATCGGCACGCTAGTCGCTTTGATTCTCCCCTACACGCTGTTCATGCTGATAGGTTGGAGTCTTTTGTTCTTTATCTGGGTCTTCGTGCTTGGTCTGCCGGTCGGCCCCGGCTCGGCCACTCACTATACGCTCTAA
- a CDS encoding LysR substrate-binding domain-containing protein codes for MSRHLNAQTHAWLKVFAVSARHLSFTRAAEELHVTTGAVSQQIKQLEERLGFKLFRRLPRQLQLTDEGQRLAAVVDEAYLSVGLEVRRLRSGVMSGIIRLRSVPAFLAKWLMPRLPRLQARFPDIELDLIAEDSNISLRDGDYDLALDLNDGHYPGLAITPLIDETIFPVCAPGLMRGKPPLRRLEDLAWYPLLHDVTAWRGSRDYAEWEHYLDACDAEHINVRRGYTFNRHQLTMDAAIAGMGVAIARQALITDELKNGVLIAPFAQRVATGKRYGIVHVPGALDDRRIKAVHDWLVEEANRSGRLASQME; via the coding sequence ATGAGCCGACATCTCAACGCCCAGACGCATGCCTGGCTGAAAGTCTTCGCGGTGAGTGCACGCCACCTCTCCTTCACCCGTGCTGCAGAGGAGCTTCACGTGACCACCGGCGCGGTCAGCCAGCAGATCAAGCAGCTCGAGGAGCGTCTGGGGTTCAAGCTGTTTCGCCGCCTGCCCCGCCAGCTGCAGCTGACCGACGAGGGGCAACGACTAGCTGCTGTCGTCGACGAAGCCTATCTCTCCGTAGGACTCGAAGTGCGCCGTCTGCGCAGTGGCGTGATGAGCGGCATCATCCGGCTACGCTCGGTGCCGGCCTTTCTTGCCAAGTGGCTGATGCCACGCCTGCCCCGGCTGCAGGCACGCTTTCCCGACATCGAACTCGACCTGATCGCCGAGGACAGCAATATCTCGCTGCGCGATGGCGATTACGATCTCGCCCTCGATCTCAACGACGGCCACTATCCTGGACTCGCGATCACGCCGCTGATCGATGAAACGATCTTCCCCGTCTGTGCTCCTGGGCTGATGCGTGGCAAGCCGCCACTTCGCCGTCTGGAGGATCTCGCCTGGTACCCACTGCTGCATGATGTCACCGCCTGGCGCGGCAGCCGTGACTACGCGGAGTGGGAGCACTATCTTGATGCCTGCGATGCCGAGCATATCAATGTCCGCCGCGGTTATACTTTCAATCGCCATCAATTGACCATGGATGCCGCCATTGCCGGCATGGGCGTGGCGATCGCCCGCCAAGCATTGATCACCGACGAGCTCAAGAATGGTGTCTTGATCGCCCCCTTTGCTCAACGTGTCGCCACTGGCAAGCGCTACGGTATCGTCCACGTGCCGGGCGCGCTCGACGACCGACGCATCAAGGCCGTGCATGACTGGCTGGTCGAAGAGGCCAACCGCAGTGGTAGGCTGGCAAGCCAAATGGAATAG
- the folK gene encoding 2-amino-4-hydroxy-6-hydroxymethyldihydropteridine diphosphokinase — protein sequence MTQITASIGSNIDRERHVRLCLDALAERFGDLRISRVFESKPVGFEDGRNFYNLVAVFESDLSVGELQAWCKQLEFANGRSRQSAKFSPRTLDIDLLTVGDQVGCVEGVTLPRDEIDKHAFVLQPLAELLPDQRHPISGRRYAELWASFTDKSQTLWPVDFIWQGRAISQPT from the coding sequence ATGACGCAGATCACGGCGAGCATCGGCAGCAACATCGACCGCGAACGCCATGTCCGCCTATGTCTCGATGCGCTCGCCGAACGCTTCGGCGACCTGCGCATCTCCAGGGTGTTCGAGAGCAAGCCGGTGGGGTTCGAGGATGGACGCAACTTCTACAATTTGGTCGCCGTGTTCGAAAGCGACCTGTCGGTGGGTGAGCTGCAGGCATGGTGCAAGCAGCTCGAGTTCGCCAACGGGCGAAGCCGGCAGAGCGCCAAGTTCAGCCCGCGCACACTGGATATCGATCTGCTGACAGTCGGCGATCAGGTCGGTTGCGTGGAGGGAGTGACGCTGCCCCGCGACGAGATCGACAAGCACGCCTTCGTGCTGCAACCGCTGGCCGAGCTGCTCCCCGATCAGCGCCACCCCATCAGTGGCCGGCGCTATGCCGAGTTGTGGGCTAGCTTTACCGACAAGTCCCAGACCCTGTGGCCGGTGGACTTTATCTGGCAAGGTCGAGCGATCTCGCAACCCACCTGA